A stretch of the Archangium violaceum genome encodes the following:
- a CDS encoding class I SAM-dependent methyltransferase gives MTTADQGSGAAVGMFENRLRKNVRHFRKWAKARGLTAFRVYDRDVPEYSYAVDLYADRVHLVEYPRRRALKSLEEQRAEVLAAVTAVLEVPPERIHVKTHLPQPWGRSQYGRVGEGSERIVVEEQGLKFWVNLGDYLDTGLFMDHRLTRARVRDEARGKSFLNLFCYTGAFTVYAAAGGASRTLSVDLSNTYLDWAEDNLALNGLSDPRHTLLRADAMAWVQDQRTAPEETFDLVVCDPPSFSTSKRMQGSFNVQRDHVRMLEGIRELLSPGGVLYFSTNFLDFELKDSAVRGYEGVEELTPGSIPEDFQRKEIHRCWRMVAPRASRR, from the coding sequence ATGACGACAGCGGACCAGGGCTCCGGAGCGGCGGTGGGGATGTTCGAGAACCGCCTGCGCAAGAACGTGCGGCACTTCCGCAAGTGGGCCAAGGCCCGCGGGCTCACCGCCTTCCGCGTGTACGACCGGGACGTCCCCGAGTACTCCTACGCGGTGGACCTCTACGCGGACCGGGTGCACCTGGTGGAGTACCCCCGCCGGCGGGCGCTGAAGAGCCTGGAGGAGCAACGGGCCGAGGTGCTGGCGGCGGTGACGGCCGTGCTGGAGGTGCCCCCGGAGCGCATCCACGTGAAGACACACCTGCCCCAGCCGTGGGGCCGCTCGCAATACGGCCGGGTGGGCGAGGGCTCCGAGCGCATCGTGGTGGAGGAGCAGGGGCTGAAGTTCTGGGTGAACCTCGGCGACTACCTGGACACCGGCCTCTTCATGGACCACCGGCTGACGCGCGCCCGGGTGCGGGACGAGGCCCGGGGGAAGAGCTTCCTCAACCTCTTCTGCTACACGGGCGCCTTCACCGTGTACGCCGCCGCGGGTGGGGCCTCGCGCACGCTCAGCGTGGACCTGTCCAACACCTACCTCGACTGGGCCGAGGACAACCTCGCGCTCAACGGGCTGTCGGATCCGCGCCACACCCTGCTGCGCGCCGATGCCATGGCCTGGGTGCAGGACCAGCGCACCGCGCCCGAGGAGACCTTCGACCTCGTCGTGTGCGATCCGCCGTCCTTCTCCACCTCGAAGCGGATGCAGGGCAGCTTCAACGTGCAGCGCGACCACGTGCGGATGCTGGAGGGCATCCGGGAGCTGCTGTCCCCCGGCGGCGTCCTCTACTTCTCCACCAACTTCCTGGACTTCGAGCTGAAGGACTCCGCCGTGCGCGGCTACGAGGGGGTGGAGGAGCTCACGCCCGGCTCCATCCCCGAGGACTTCCAGCGCAAGGAGATCCACCGCTGCTGGCGCATGGTGGCGCCTCGCGCCTCCCGCCGCTGA
- a CDS encoding Stp1/IreP family PP2C-type Ser/Thr phosphatase, whose translation MRIEVAGNTHVGMKRNHNEDNYLILTDENLCCVADGMGGHSSGEIASKIAVEELAEFFRMTSRDQDATWPFKMEKTRNYDENRLATGIKLANKSIFEKACSDTKYKGMGTTIVSVHFTQDSAYVGHVGDSRVYFFRQGVLTQVTEDHSLLNDYLKAKKLTPEEIENFPHKNVIVRALGMKETVVVDVAKVEPQQGDIFLLCSDGLSGMVTDPQMQEILARTPELDKACSQLIDMANAAGGNDNVTCVLARFHAN comes from the coding sequence ATGCGCATCGAGGTTGCTGGCAACACCCACGTCGGGATGAAGCGGAACCACAATGAGGACAACTACCTCATTCTGACCGACGAGAACCTGTGCTGTGTCGCCGATGGGATGGGCGGACACTCCTCCGGGGAGATCGCCTCGAAGATCGCCGTGGAAGAGCTGGCCGAGTTCTTCCGGATGACGTCGCGCGACCAGGACGCCACCTGGCCGTTCAAGATGGAGAAGACGCGCAACTACGACGAGAACCGGCTGGCCACGGGCATCAAGCTGGCGAACAAGAGCATCTTCGAGAAGGCCTGCTCGGACACCAAGTACAAGGGCATGGGGACGACGATCGTCTCGGTGCACTTCACGCAGGACTCGGCGTACGTGGGGCACGTGGGCGACAGCCGCGTGTACTTCTTCCGTCAGGGCGTGCTGACGCAGGTGACCGAGGACCACTCGCTGCTCAACGACTACCTCAAGGCGAAGAAGCTCACGCCGGAGGAGATCGAGAACTTCCCCCACAAGAACGTCATCGTCCGCGCGCTGGGGATGAAGGAGACGGTGGTGGTGGACGTGGCGAAGGTGGAGCCGCAGCAGGGCGACATCTTCCTGCTGTGCTCGGACGGCCTGTCCGGCATGGTGACGGATCCGCAGATGCAGGAGATCCTCGCGCGCACGCCGGAGCTGGACAAGGCGTGCTCGCAGCTCATCGACATGGCGAACGCGGCGGGTGGCAACGACAACGTCACCTGCGTGCTGGCACGCTTCCACGCCAACTGA
- a CDS encoding pyridoxal-phosphate dependent enzyme — MEIHDTILSAIGHTPLVKLNRLVGPNDATVLVKCEFMNPGASIKDRMALYIIEKAEKEGKLKPGGTIVENTSGNTGMGVALAAAVKGYKCIFTMPDKMSLEKINRLKALGAQVVVTPTNVPAEDPRSYYETAKRIHRETPGAFMLNQYHNPDNIEAHYKLTGPEIYEQTDGKIDYFVSGLGTGGTMSGAGKFLKEKIPGLKNVGVDPEGSVYEGYFKTGKLTEPHVYKVEGIGEDMLCGAMDFKVVDDIRQVDDRQSFVAARRLAREEGIFAGGSAGAAVHVAVQLAKEVGKGKTIVVVLPDTGMSYISKFHSDEWMRDNGFLEEKGAGTVRDLLNGKRDVITARKGERVDQVVETMRNRGISQMPVLSEDGRAVGMIHEYDLLNALVANKVKFADTIDAIVAPMQGVVSPETSLNRLREVFNQDKVAVVKEGEKVLAIVTKIDLIEHMHRTTA, encoded by the coding sequence ATGGAAATCCACGACACCATTCTCTCCGCGATCGGCCACACGCCGCTGGTCAAGCTCAACCGTCTGGTCGGGCCCAACGACGCGACCGTGCTGGTCAAGTGCGAGTTCATGAACCCGGGCGCGTCCATCAAGGACCGCATGGCGCTCTACATCATCGAGAAGGCCGAGAAGGAGGGGAAGCTCAAGCCCGGCGGGACGATCGTGGAGAACACGTCCGGCAACACGGGCATGGGCGTGGCGCTGGCGGCGGCGGTGAAGGGCTACAAGTGCATCTTCACGATGCCGGACAAGATGTCGCTGGAGAAGATCAACCGCCTGAAGGCGCTGGGCGCGCAGGTGGTGGTGACTCCAACGAACGTGCCGGCGGAGGATCCGCGCAGCTACTACGAGACGGCCAAGCGCATCCACCGGGAGACCCCGGGCGCGTTCATGCTCAACCAGTACCACAACCCGGACAACATCGAGGCGCACTACAAGCTGACGGGTCCGGAGATCTACGAGCAGACGGACGGGAAGATCGACTACTTCGTGTCGGGCCTGGGGACGGGCGGCACGATGAGCGGCGCGGGCAAGTTCCTGAAGGAGAAGATCCCCGGCCTGAAGAACGTGGGCGTGGACCCGGAGGGCTCGGTGTACGAGGGCTACTTCAAGACGGGCAAGCTGACGGAGCCGCACGTCTACAAGGTCGAGGGCATCGGCGAGGACATGCTGTGCGGTGCCATGGACTTCAAGGTGGTGGACGACATCCGGCAGGTGGATGACCGTCAGAGCTTCGTGGCGGCGCGGCGGCTGGCGCGCGAGGAGGGCATCTTCGCGGGCGGCTCGGCGGGCGCGGCGGTGCACGTGGCGGTGCAGCTGGCCAAGGAGGTCGGCAAGGGAAAGACGATCGTCGTCGTGCTGCCGGACACGGGCATGAGCTACATCAGCAAGTTCCACTCGGACGAGTGGATGCGCGACAACGGCTTCCTGGAGGAGAAGGGCGCGGGCACGGTGCGCGACCTGCTCAACGGCAAGCGTGACGTCATCACCGCGCGCAAGGGCGAGCGCGTGGATCAGGTGGTGGAGACGATGCGCAACCGGGGCATCAGCCAGATGCCGGTGCTGAGCGAGGACGGGCGCGCGGTGGGGATGATCCACGAGTACGATCTGCTCAACGCGCTGGTGGCGAACAAGGTGAAGTTCGCGGACACCATCGACGCCATCGTGGCGCCGATGCAGGGCGTGGTGTCGCCGGAGACGAGCCTCAACCGGCTGCGCGAGGTGTTCAATCAGGACAAGGTGGCGGTGGTGAAGGAGGGCGAGAAGGTCCTGGCCATCGTGACGAAGATCGACCTGATCGAGCACATGCACCGCACCACGGCGTAA
- a CDS encoding DUF4403 family protein, with protein MPSSRSRPFSALLASLALLSCSGPRIESQTLQPPPPATNGGRPVSDPPPSRIVIHTTIFREALTKKMAESLPRSGEGDAQLFGGQTLHYTWTREPVVLKFDRGRVVVGVTVHGRFNMLGERELPITITIAGEPVMTADFKALLQSTEVQVVASGPVDAVNRAIEGKLKELVGKTLDEFRFDVRPLVASAFARLARPIEIPVGDQVACAELKVTNLEAAPTMLADGLEKDLGIVVLPSVTLPCTPVASLAAAPTDGDGGTPDTDGGLQQASLDAGTPDVNGDTQFASYTPGSASTDGGTSVDAGTLTTQVEMPLLQNVSTLPSGPFKVVIPVAARYEELSKALESSMKGRLYFSASHPELYMENPQVYPSDDTVVIKMNLGGRARVGSYSVGVGGELFFAGHPHVIDNQLSVPDLEITPGTASELVKLKFALDYQSIREQARQALRVDVSERLAMVKDKMSTELSFAEDLGCARGQVLRTEVKGVYPHPTFLRIYVEVDAQLGLYLPCKK; from the coding sequence ATGCCTTCCTCGCGCTCCCGTCCTTTCTCCGCGCTCCTCGCGTCCCTGGCCCTGCTGTCCTGCAGCGGCCCTCGCATCGAATCGCAGACCCTGCAGCCGCCTCCGCCCGCCACCAACGGTGGCCGCCCGGTGTCGGATCCTCCGCCCTCGCGGATCGTCATCCACACCACCATCTTCCGGGAGGCCCTCACCAAGAAGATGGCGGAGAGCCTGCCGCGCTCGGGCGAGGGCGATGCCCAGCTCTTCGGCGGACAGACGCTCCACTACACCTGGACGCGCGAGCCGGTGGTGCTCAAGTTCGACCGCGGCCGCGTGGTGGTGGGCGTCACCGTGCATGGCCGCTTCAACATGCTCGGCGAGCGGGAGCTGCCCATCACCATCACCATCGCTGGCGAGCCCGTCATGACGGCGGACTTCAAGGCGCTCCTGCAGTCCACCGAGGTGCAGGTGGTGGCCTCGGGGCCGGTGGACGCCGTCAACCGCGCCATCGAGGGCAAGCTGAAGGAGCTCGTCGGCAAGACGCTCGACGAGTTCCGCTTCGACGTGCGCCCGCTGGTGGCCAGCGCCTTCGCCCGGCTCGCCCGCCCCATCGAGATTCCCGTGGGGGACCAGGTCGCCTGCGCCGAGCTCAAGGTGACCAACCTGGAGGCCGCGCCCACCATGCTCGCCGACGGGCTCGAGAAGGACCTGGGCATCGTCGTGCTGCCCTCGGTGACACTGCCCTGCACCCCGGTGGCCAGCCTCGCCGCCGCCCCCACGGATGGCGATGGTGGCACGCCGGATACCGACGGGGGTCTCCAGCAGGCCAGCCTCGACGCCGGCACGCCGGACGTGAACGGGGACACCCAATTCGCCAGCTACACCCCGGGCAGCGCGAGCACGGACGGCGGCACCAGCGTGGATGCCGGTACCCTGACCACGCAAGTGGAGATGCCGCTGCTGCAGAACGTCTCCACCCTGCCCTCCGGCCCCTTCAAGGTCGTCATCCCCGTGGCCGCCCGCTACGAGGAGCTCTCCAAGGCGCTCGAGTCCTCCATGAAGGGACGCCTCTACTTCTCCGCGTCCCATCCCGAGCTCTACATGGAGAACCCCCAGGTCTACCCCTCGGATGACACGGTGGTCATCAAGATGAACCTGGGCGGCAGGGCCAGGGTGGGCAGCTACTCCGTCGGAGTGGGCGGGGAGCTCTTCTTCGCCGGCCATCCGCATGTCATCGACAACCAGCTCTCCGTCCCGGACCTGGAGATCACCCCGGGCACGGCCAGCGAGCTGGTGAAGCTCAAGTTCGCCCTGGACTACCAGTCCATCCGCGAGCAGGCCCGGCAGGCGCTCCGGGTGGACGTCTCCGAGCGGCTCGCGATGGTGAAGGACAAGATGTCCACCGAGCTGTCCTTCGCGGAGGACCTGGGCTGCGCGCGCGGGCAGGTGCTCCGCACCGAGGTGAAGGGCGTCTACCCGCACCCGACCTTCCTGCGCATCTACGTGGAAGTGGACGCGCAGCTCGGCCTCTACCTGCCCTGCAAGAAGTAG
- a CDS encoding VOC family protein, with protein sequence MPKAIPDGYHSLTPYIALSDAARAIEFYKAALGATELYRLPMPGGKIGHAELQIGDSRLMLSDEMPEWGNKSARGYGGTPVGLCVYSENVDALAERFVKAGGKVVRPLENQFYGDRSGQFEDPEGYMWTLMQHVEDVSPEEMQRRMEKMGG encoded by the coding sequence ATGCCCAAGGCGATTCCCGACGGATACCACTCCCTGACGCCGTACATCGCGCTGAGCGACGCCGCCAGGGCGATCGAGTTCTACAAGGCGGCGCTCGGCGCGACCGAGCTGTACCGGCTCCCCATGCCGGGTGGGAAGATTGGCCACGCGGAGCTGCAGATCGGCGACTCGCGGCTCATGCTGTCGGACGAGATGCCCGAGTGGGGCAACAAGAGCGCCAGGGGCTACGGCGGCACGCCGGTGGGACTGTGCGTCTACAGCGAGAATGTCGATGCGCTCGCCGAGCGCTTCGTGAAGGCCGGCGGCAAGGTCGTACGGCCGCTGGAGAACCAGTTCTACGGCGACCGCAGCGGCCAGTTCGAGGACCCCGAGGGCTACATGTGGACGCTCATGCAGCACGTCGAGGACGTGTCGCCCGAGGAGATGCAGCGCCGCATGGAGAAGATGGGCGGGTAG
- a CDS encoding manganese efflux pump MntP family protein has protein sequence MSVLTLLLLALGLAMDATAVSIASALAAPRVRARDALLLAFLFGLFQALMPVIGWALGSQFAKVISAWDHWLAFILLGGIGAKMIHEAITHHHPGVPDAPKQGEPPPERNPFGAGRLTLMAFATSIDALAAGVTLPVLEVRLVTAAAVIGGITFVLCLLGVSLGRRFGEKLEGKLDILGGLVLIGIGVKTLIEHLSAG, from the coding sequence ATGTCGGTGCTGACCCTTTTGCTGCTCGCGTTGGGCCTGGCCATGGATGCCACGGCGGTGTCCATCGCGAGTGCCCTCGCGGCCCCGCGCGTCCGGGCACGAGACGCCCTGCTGCTCGCGTTCCTGTTCGGCCTGTTCCAGGCGCTCATGCCCGTCATCGGCTGGGCGCTGGGTTCCCAGTTCGCGAAGGTCATCTCCGCCTGGGACCACTGGCTCGCGTTCATCCTGCTCGGGGGAATCGGGGCCAAGATGATCCACGAGGCCATCACGCATCATCACCCGGGGGTCCCCGACGCGCCGAAGCAGGGCGAGCCGCCCCCGGAGCGCAATCCGTTCGGTGCGGGGAGGCTGACACTGATGGCGTTCGCCACCAGCATCGACGCGCTCGCCGCGGGAGTAACCCTGCCCGTGCTCGAGGTGCGCCTGGTGACGGCGGCGGCCGTCATCGGTGGAATCACCTTCGTCCTGTGCCTGCTGGGCGTGAGCCTCGGGCGCCGCTTCGGCGAGAAGCTCGAGGGAAAGCTCGACATCCTCGGAGGGCTCGTCCTCATCGGGATTGGCGTCAAGACGCTCATCGAGCACCTCTCCGCCGGCTGA
- a CDS encoding cystathionine gamma-synthase → MRFDTLAIHAGQEPDPTTGAIMTPVYLTSTYVQAGPGEHKGFEYSRTQNPTRNALQDCLAALEGAKHGLAFASGLAGTDMLMHLLEAGDHVVVSDDVYGGTFRIFDKVFKRHGLSFSWVDLSNPDSFEKAITPKTKMVWVESPTNPMLKLIDLPRIAETAKKRGILSVCDNTFMSPYFQRPLELGFDVVTHSTTKYINGHSDVVGGFVCTSNEELAQKMYFLQNAVGGVPGPMDCFLVLRGVKTLGVRMERHAQNAMKVAQYLSSHPKVNKVTYPGLESHPQHALARKQMKGFGGMMTFDIKGGLESARTFLKTVKIFACAESLGGVESLIEHPAIMTHASVPKETREMLGISDGFIRLSVGIEDAQDLIDDLKNALDAA, encoded by the coding sequence ATGCGCTTCGACACCCTCGCCATCCATGCCGGCCAGGAGCCGGATCCCACCACTGGCGCCATCATGACGCCGGTCTACCTGACCTCTACCTACGTCCAGGCGGGCCCCGGGGAGCACAAGGGCTTCGAGTACAGCCGGACACAGAACCCCACCCGCAACGCGCTCCAGGACTGCCTGGCGGCCCTCGAGGGAGCGAAGCACGGCCTTGCCTTCGCCTCGGGTCTGGCCGGCACGGACATGCTGATGCACCTGCTGGAGGCCGGGGACCACGTCGTCGTGTCCGATGACGTGTACGGCGGCACCTTCCGCATCTTCGACAAGGTCTTCAAGCGCCACGGCCTGAGCTTCTCCTGGGTGGACCTGTCCAACCCGGACAGCTTCGAGAAGGCCATCACCCCGAAGACGAAGATGGTGTGGGTGGAGTCGCCCACCAACCCGATGCTCAAGCTCATCGACCTGCCGCGTATCGCGGAGACGGCGAAGAAGCGGGGCATCCTCTCGGTCTGCGATAACACCTTCATGTCCCCGTACTTCCAGCGTCCGCTGGAGCTGGGCTTCGACGTGGTGACGCACTCCACCACCAAGTACATCAACGGCCACAGCGACGTGGTGGGCGGCTTCGTGTGCACCAGCAACGAGGAGCTCGCGCAGAAGATGTACTTCCTGCAGAACGCCGTGGGTGGCGTGCCCGGCCCCATGGACTGCTTCCTGGTGCTGCGCGGCGTGAAGACGCTCGGCGTGCGCATGGAGCGCCACGCGCAGAACGCGATGAAGGTGGCCCAGTACCTGTCCTCGCACCCCAAGGTGAACAAGGTCACCTACCCGGGCCTGGAGAGTCACCCGCAGCATGCGCTCGCCCGCAAGCAGATGAAGGGCTTCGGCGGCATGATGACCTTCGACATCAAGGGCGGCCTGGAGTCGGCGCGGACGTTCCTCAAGACGGTGAAGATCTTCGCCTGCGCCGAGTCGCTCGGTGGCGTCGAGTCGCTCATCGAGCACCCGGCCATCATGACGCACGCCTCGGTGCCGAAGGAGACGCGCGAGATGCTCGGCATCTCCGACGGGTTCATCCGCCTGTCCGTGGGTATCGAGGACGCGCAGGATCTCATCGACGATCTGAAGAACGCGCTCGACGCGGCCTGA
- a CDS encoding aminoglycoside phosphotransferase family protein — MEIEAALRDQVGKAIGRPVSQAPIKKLKGDASNRSYYRVGTAPESWVVMVMPLDASKKSEEASKGEPPKELPFVNVHRYLEKLGIRVPRILGYDEPEGMMVLEDLSDVTFEAALEGGKNNQALYTRAVDLLARMRAQAERHPEPDCLAFTRAFDEDLYDWELHHFREWGLEVWSGKKPTDSERAELDRTFRDIAKQLAAAPRGFTHRDYQSRNIMMKDGELVVIDFQDALQGPRQYDLVALLRDSYVELDRGFVDTMLDRYIATFAELTGERIEPKSFKAFFDLLTIQRKLKDAGRFEFINRVKGNPGFLVSIPASLRYVRDAFELRPELSGLRKLVAKYVPELG; from the coding sequence ATGGAAATCGAGGCCGCGCTGCGCGACCAGGTGGGGAAGGCCATCGGCCGCCCCGTGTCTCAGGCTCCCATCAAGAAGCTCAAGGGTGATGCGAGCAACCGCTCGTACTACCGCGTGGGCACCGCCCCCGAGAGCTGGGTGGTGATGGTGATGCCCCTGGATGCCTCGAAGAAGAGCGAGGAGGCCTCCAAGGGTGAGCCGCCCAAGGAGCTGCCCTTCGTCAACGTCCACCGCTACCTGGAGAAGCTGGGCATCCGCGTGCCGCGCATCCTCGGCTACGACGAGCCCGAGGGGATGATGGTGTTGGAGGACCTAAGCGACGTCACCTTCGAGGCGGCGCTCGAGGGCGGCAAGAACAACCAGGCCCTCTACACCCGCGCGGTGGATCTGCTGGCCCGCATGCGCGCCCAGGCCGAGCGCCATCCGGAGCCGGACTGCCTCGCCTTCACCCGCGCCTTCGACGAGGACCTCTACGACTGGGAGCTCCACCACTTCCGCGAGTGGGGCCTCGAGGTGTGGAGCGGCAAGAAGCCCACCGACTCCGAGCGCGCCGAGCTGGACCGCACCTTCCGCGACATCGCGAAGCAGCTGGCCGCCGCGCCGCGTGGCTTCACGCACCGCGACTACCAGAGCCGCAACATCATGATGAAGGACGGCGAGCTGGTGGTCATCGACTTCCAGGACGCCCTCCAGGGTCCGCGCCAGTACGACCTGGTGGCCCTGCTGCGCGACAGCTACGTGGAGCTGGACCGGGGCTTCGTGGACACGATGCTCGACCGCTACATCGCCACCTTCGCGGAGCTGACGGGCGAGCGCATCGAGCCGAAGTCCTTCAAGGCCTTCTTCGATCTGCTCACCATCCAGCGCAAGCTGAAGGACGCGGGCCGCTTCGAGTTCATCAACCGCGTGAAGGGCAACCCGGGCTTCCTGGTGTCCATCCCCGCGTCGCTGCGCTACGTGCGGGATGCGTTCGAGCTGCGGCCGGAGCTGAGCGGGCTGCGGAAGCTGGTGGCGAAGTACGTCCCCGAGCTGGGCTGA
- a CDS encoding IMP dehydrogenase, translated as MALIYDEPSRTFGEYLLIPNLTTKQCTPANVDLLAPVARFKAEPGDAPPDPRKSPLTINVPIASAMMQSVSGAELGIALARVGGLSFIFGSQSIESEAEMVRQVKNYKAGFVVSDSNLRPDARLSDALALTRRTGHSTVAITEDGTPTGRFHGILTSRDYRIGHTPLDTTVRELMTPFEAIHSGRAGITLQQANELIWKHKLNCLPIIDEQQRLVYLVFRKDHDAHQEHPLENVDKEKRLVIGAGINSRDYSERVPALMEAGADVLCIDSSDGYSEWQRDTIEFVKSRYGARGLVGAGNVVDREGFLYLVEAGADFVKVGIGGGSICITREQKGIGRGQASAVIEVARARDEYFRKTGHYVPICSDGGISQDYHVTLALAMGADFVMMGRYFARFDEAPGRKVRINNQTMKEYWGEGSNRARNWQRYDHGGSGKTQLEFEEGVDSYVPYAGKLKDNLEVTLAKVRSTMCNCGSLNLRELYQRARLTVASSVSIHEGGVHDVIPRDMRSVPSET; from the coding sequence ATGGCGCTGATCTACGACGAGCCGAGCAGGACCTTCGGTGAGTACCTGCTCATCCCGAACCTGACGACGAAGCAGTGCACCCCGGCGAACGTGGACCTCCTGGCTCCCGTGGCCCGCTTCAAGGCGGAGCCCGGTGATGCTCCTCCGGATCCCAGGAAATCCCCGCTCACCATCAACGTCCCCATCGCGAGCGCGATGATGCAGTCGGTGTCGGGCGCGGAGCTCGGCATCGCGTTGGCGCGGGTGGGCGGGCTGAGCTTCATCTTCGGCTCGCAGTCCATCGAGTCCGAGGCGGAGATGGTCCGCCAGGTGAAGAACTACAAGGCCGGCTTCGTGGTGAGCGACTCGAACCTGCGCCCCGACGCCCGGCTCTCGGACGCCCTCGCGCTGACCCGCCGCACCGGGCACTCGACGGTGGCCATCACGGAGGACGGCACGCCCACCGGCAGGTTCCATGGCATCCTCACCAGCCGGGACTACCGCATCGGGCACACGCCGCTCGACACCACCGTGCGCGAGCTGATGACGCCTTTCGAGGCCATCCACAGCGGCCGGGCGGGCATCACGCTCCAGCAGGCCAACGAGCTCATCTGGAAGCACAAGCTCAACTGCCTGCCCATCATCGATGAGCAGCAGCGCCTGGTCTACCTGGTGTTCCGCAAGGACCACGACGCGCACCAGGAGCACCCGCTGGAGAACGTGGACAAGGAGAAGCGCCTGGTCATCGGCGCTGGCATCAACTCCCGCGACTACTCGGAGCGGGTGCCCGCGCTCATGGAGGCGGGCGCGGACGTGCTCTGCATCGATTCGTCCGACGGCTACTCCGAGTGGCAGCGCGACACCATCGAGTTCGTGAAGTCCCGCTACGGGGCCAGGGGGCTGGTGGGCGCCGGCAACGTGGTGGACCGCGAGGGCTTCCTCTACCTGGTGGAGGCCGGGGCGGACTTCGTCAAGGTGGGCATCGGCGGCGGCTCCATCTGCATCACGCGCGAGCAGAAGGGCATCGGGCGCGGCCAGGCCTCGGCCGTCATCGAGGTGGCGCGCGCGCGCGACGAGTACTTCCGGAAGACCGGGCACTATGTGCCCATCTGCTCGGATGGCGGAATCAGCCAGGACTACCACGTGACGCTGGCGCTCGCGATGGGCGCGGACTTCGTGATGATGGGCCGCTACTTCGCCCGCTTCGACGAGGCGCCCGGCCGCAAGGTGCGCATCAACAACCAGACCATGAAGGAGTACTGGGGCGAGGGCAGCAACCGCGCTCGCAACTGGCAGCGCTACGACCACGGCGGCAGCGGCAAGACGCAGCTGGAGTTCGAGGAGGGCGTGGACAGCTACGTTCCGTACGCCGGCAAGCTCAAGGACAACCTGGAGGTCACGCTCGCCAAGGTGCGCAGCACGATGTGCAACTGCGGCTCGCTCAACCTGCGCGAGCTCTACCAGCGCGCGCGGCTCACGGTGGCGTCGTCCGTGAGCATCCACGAGGGCGGCGTGCACGACGTCATCCCCCGGGACATGCGCAGCGTCCCGAGCGAGACCTGA
- a CDS encoding sugar phosphate nucleotidyltransferase: MKAMVLCAGLGTRLRPFTERWPKPAMPFLGQPLFRYHLAVLRAVGVREVGINTHHLPDVMTSTARGECDRVGVPLHVAHEPVIQGTGGGIRGLRPFLEGDDFIVFNGDILFPVDLRPVVAAHRASGAAATMVLLPMPENEKYAAVEMDARQHVRRIAKFGPGGEGLSPWHFTGVHILSPRVFDFMSPEGPEDINRDVYVRMMEAGLTVRGEVVRSYWSDLGTPSRYLSTVRDVLSGQVSLDGLGADSPLASAPRGQGNYWANPSARVGEAQVTGPAWFDGGCSLAEGVRVGASVSVGSHVRVGAGARLERCAVLEGTEIAPGEELVEVVAWGAHRVSAPLTP, translated from the coding sequence ATGAAGGCCATGGTCCTCTGCGCGGGGCTGGGTACGCGCCTGCGTCCGTTCACCGAGCGCTGGCCCAAGCCGGCCATGCCGTTCCTCGGGCAACCCCTCTTCCGCTACCACCTGGCGGTGCTGCGGGCCGTGGGCGTGCGGGAGGTGGGCATCAACACGCACCACCTGCCGGACGTGATGACCTCCACCGCGCGTGGCGAGTGTGACCGCGTGGGCGTGCCGCTGCACGTGGCGCACGAGCCCGTCATCCAGGGCACCGGTGGCGGCATCCGGGGCTTGAGGCCCTTCCTCGAGGGGGACGACTTCATCGTCTTCAACGGCGACATCCTCTTCCCGGTGGACCTGCGCCCCGTGGTGGCGGCGCATCGGGCCTCGGGCGCGGCGGCCACCATGGTGCTGCTGCCCATGCCCGAGAACGAGAAATACGCCGCGGTGGAGATGGACGCGCGGCAGCACGTGCGCCGCATCGCGAAGTTCGGGCCCGGGGGCGAGGGGCTCTCGCCCTGGCACTTCACGGGCGTGCACATCCTCTCCCCGCGCGTCTTCGACTTCATGTCCCCCGAGGGGCCCGAGGACATCAACCGCGACGTCTACGTGCGGATGATGGAGGCGGGCCTCACGGTGCGCGGCGAGGTGGTGCGCTCGTACTGGTCCGACCTGGGCACGCCCTCGCGCTACCTGTCCACCGTGCGCGATGTGCTGTCCGGCCAGGTGTCGCTGGACGGGTTGGGCGCGGACTCGCCCCTCGCCTCGGCGCCTCGCGGACAGGGGAACTACTGGGCGAATCCCTCCGCTCGCGTGGGCGAGGCCCAGGTGACGGGGCCGGCCTGGTTCGACGGGGGGTGCTCCCTGGCCGAAGGGGTTCGCGTCGGGGCCTCGGTGTCCGTGGGCTCGCACGTCCGCGTGGGCGCGGGAGCCCGGCTCGAGCGCTGCGCCGTCCTGGAAGGGACCGAGATCGCTCCCGGAGAGGAGCTGGTCGAGGTGGTGGCTTGGGGGGCACACCGGGTGAGCGCGCCGCTCACCCCGTGA